A single window of bacterium DNA harbors:
- a CDS encoding BMP family ABC transporter substrate-binding protein yields MWRVAACVLVTTVLLGVMLAPPGVAPTATAAAAGVPFGIVLVGPRNDHGWSEAHYIGAQYAERKVPGAKMIYVDNVNPAAKPGVTVPQVVDDLISKGARLVVTTSDDFKDGTLEAAKAHPQLPIINVSGDHAWKAGRDYKAPPNESNFMGRMEYMKMLGGCAAALTTRTGKIGFLGPLANDETRRLADSAYLGARYCWTTYLRRPAGALIFKVTWIGFWFNIPGQTLDPTKVADDFFGSGYDVVMSGIDTTEALVEANKLAKAGKRVWAVPYDFQHACAEAPSVCLGVPYFNWGPAYVKAITMVQNGTYQQYWDWNGPDWTNINNPDTSAVGFEKGTPLSATTGARLDALVKGMGGRSIVLWKGPLRLADGSAYLSAGQIASDAQIWYMPQLLEGMTGANK; encoded by the coding sequence ATGTGGAGAGTTGCCGCGTGCGTCCTCGTCACGACGGTCTTGCTCGGTGTCATGCTGGCTCCCCCGGGCGTCGCCCCTACCGCGACGGCGGCCGCCGCGGGCGTTCCGTTCGGCATCGTCCTCGTGGGGCCGCGGAACGACCACGGCTGGAGCGAGGCCCATTATATCGGCGCGCAGTACGCCGAGCGTAAGGTCCCGGGCGCCAAAATGATCTACGTGGACAACGTCAACCCGGCCGCGAAGCCCGGGGTGACCGTGCCCCAGGTGGTCGACGACCTCATCTCCAAGGGCGCGCGGCTGGTCGTGACCACGTCGGACGACTTCAAGGACGGGACGCTGGAGGCCGCGAAGGCGCACCCGCAGCTGCCGATCATCAACGTCTCCGGTGACCACGCTTGGAAGGCCGGCCGGGACTACAAGGCGCCGCCGAACGAGAGCAACTTCATGGGCCGCATGGAGTACATGAAGATGCTCGGGGGCTGCGCCGCCGCGCTGACGACGCGCACGGGCAAGATCGGCTTCCTCGGCCCGCTCGCGAACGACGAGACCCGCCGGCTGGCCGACTCCGCGTACCTCGGGGCGCGGTACTGCTGGACGACCTATCTCCGCCGGCCCGCGGGCGCCCTGATCTTCAAAGTGACCTGGATCGGCTTCTGGTTCAACATCCCCGGGCAGACGCTCGATCCGACGAAGGTCGCCGACGACTTCTTCGGCAGCGGCTACGACGTCGTGATGTCCGGCATCGACACGACGGAGGCGCTGGTGGAGGCCAACAAACTGGCGAAGGCCGGCAAGCGCGTCTGGGCGGTTCCGTACGACTTCCAGCACGCCTGCGCGGAGGCGCCGAGCGTGTGTCTTGGGGTCCCCTACTTCAACTGGGGCCCGGCGTACGTGAAGGCGATCACGATGGTGCAAAACGGCACCTACCAGCAGTACTGGGATTGGAACGGTCCCGACTGGACGAACATCAACAACCCGGACACCTCGGCGGTCGGCTTCGAGAAGGGCACCCCGCTGAGCGCCACGACCGGCGCGCGGCTCGACGCGCTGGTCAAAGGGATGGGCGGCCGCTCGATCGTGCTGTGGAAGGGGCCGCTGCGCCTGGCGGACGGCTCCGCGTACTTGAGCGCGGGCCAGATCGCGAGCGACGCGCAGATCTGGTACATGCCGCAGCTTCTCGAGGGCATGACCGGCGCCAATAAATAG
- a CDS encoding DUF4870 domain-containing protein, translated as MSSQSAPADDSKRLLAALAYPIWVVALVILLTDLKKDPFMRYHGWHALYWAAAWVCIYILWNIGAGLPHLHWLFLVYPVLWPTFIVLSLFYAIQAYNAKDVAIPIVSRLARKHRT; from the coding sequence ATGAGTAGCCAATCCGCACCGGCGGATGATTCGAAGCGGTTGCTGGCCGCTCTGGCATACCCAATCTGGGTCGTCGCACTCGTCATCCTTCTGACCGACCTCAAGAAGGACCCGTTCATGCGCTACCACGGATGGCATGCACTGTACTGGGCGGCCGCCTGGGTGTGCATCTATATCCTGTGGAATATCGGCGCCGGCCTCCCACACTTGCACTGGCTCTTTCTCGTGTACCCTGTCCTGTGGCCGACGTTCATCGTGCTGTCGCTCTTTTATGCGATCCAAGCCTACAATGCCAAGGACGTTGCAATTCCTATCGTAAGCCGATTGGCACGGAAGCACCGGACCTGA
- a CDS encoding glycosyltransferase 87 family protein, which yields MRIGYSSPSCHSWSAPEILDAARWTALTLGIHAAILLAPLLGVGLYGQFGAAGLHDVRIYFDYASRALRGAVPYRDYPVEYPPLAVLLFVIPRLARGRFETYAFLFAAEMWLFDGLAVYLVARYTAAREGVRAVPVRLAWYTASFAALYPVVGNRYDLAPAAVALAGALAWLGGRPVPGGLLASAGTLMKIFPAVAVAPAAVSELAAARVTRVRGLRTFGAATVVCGAAWYALDGARAVTYHVERGLQIETAWAGALMLADKILGIVPAWRYSHSSVELVAPGAGVLAALAIPAQIALAGGVIWRFARSGRGDPLRYAAAAVLALIVPGKVLSPQYLVWLVPFVPVLGGPAGRAARPLFVIACVATTFEYLATRHLASFELWAVLVLNCRNALLVALLAVLLGRGRAGEPEPAGG from the coding sequence GTGCGGATTGGCTACTCATCGCCGTCTTGTCATTCTTGGAGTGCGCCGGAAATCCTTGACGCCGCCCGCTGGACCGCGCTGACCCTCGGCATTCACGCGGCGATCCTGCTCGCACCGCTGCTGGGGGTCGGCCTGTACGGGCAGTTCGGCGCGGCCGGACTGCACGACGTTCGGATCTATTTCGACTACGCGTCGCGGGCGCTCAGGGGCGCCGTCCCGTATCGTGACTACCCGGTCGAATATCCGCCGCTCGCCGTACTGCTGTTTGTGATCCCGCGCCTCGCGAGGGGCCGGTTCGAGACGTATGCCTTCCTGTTTGCCGCGGAAATGTGGCTCTTCGATGGGCTGGCCGTATATCTTGTCGCACGATACACGGCGGCGCGTGAGGGCGTCCGGGCGGTGCCGGTGCGGCTCGCGTGGTACACTGCGTCGTTCGCCGCGCTCTACCCCGTCGTCGGGAATCGCTACGATCTGGCGCCGGCCGCGGTCGCCCTCGCGGGCGCGCTGGCCTGGCTCGGGGGGCGGCCGGTCCCCGGCGGGCTGCTCGCCTCCGCCGGCACGCTGATGAAGATCTTCCCGGCGGTCGCGGTGGCGCCGGCAGCCGTGTCCGAACTCGCCGCGGCGCGCGTGACGCGTGTCCGCGGTCTCCGCACGTTCGGCGCGGCGACGGTGGTTTGCGGAGCGGCATGGTACGCGCTGGACGGAGCCAGAGCGGTGACGTACCACGTGGAGCGGGGCTTGCAGATCGAGACGGCGTGGGCCGGAGCGCTGATGCTGGCGGACAAGATCCTCGGAATCGTCCCGGCGTGGCGCTACAGTCACTCATCGGTGGAACTCGTCGCGCCGGGTGCTGGAGTCCTCGCGGCCTTGGCAATCCCGGCGCAGATCGCCTTGGCCGGTGGTGTGATCTGGCGGTTCGCGCGATCGGGCCGGGGCGATCCGCTGCGGTACGCGGCCGCCGCCGTCCTGGCGCTGATCGTGCCGGGCAAGGTGCTCTCGCCGCAGTATCTCGTCTGGCTCGTGCCGTTTGTCCCGGTGCTCGGCGGACCCGCCGGACGGGCCGCGCGCCCGCTCTTCGTGATCGCCTGCGTCGCGACGACGTTCGAGTATCTCGCGACGCGACACCTGGCGTCTTTCGAGCTATGGGCGGTGCTCGTCCTCAACTGCCGGAACGCGCTGCTCGTCGCGCTGCTGGCCGTGCTCCTCGGCCGAGGAAGGGCGGGAGAGCCGGAGCCCGCGGGCGGCTAG
- a CDS encoding AMP-binding protein, translating to MALLTRADSLYSPDEAGPADARLTRQMRRLGDVLAETSAPAARQAAERAGLLEGTPTLDRLRRVPLLRKDALPAEQAGSPPLGGWAARDRMRKMFASPGPIYEPEGPAPDPWGCAAAMHAAGIRAGDVVLNSFSYHLTPAGSIMEGGLLALGAVVIPGGTGNTEIQCRAAAQLGATGYAGTPSFLASLLEKADELDVALAFEVAFVSAEPLPDSLRQRFESRGIRTRQAYATADVGIIAYECPYPDGLHLGERCVVELVDPETGAPVGPEDPGEIVVTVLDPTYPLLRLATGDLSVYAAGPCRCGRTAPRLRGILGRSGDAVKVRGLFVHPATLKSVMARHPEVARYQFAVRRSGHLDDLVARLEIERPDDALAQRVLAAVHDATRLRAAIEIVPPGTLTGAERILVDERRWS from the coding sequence GTGGCTCTCCTGACGCGCGCCGACTCGCTCTACTCGCCCGACGAAGCCGGCCCGGCCGACGCCCGTCTGACCCGGCAGATGCGCCGGCTGGGCGACGTCCTGGCGGAGACGTCCGCGCCCGCCGCGCGGCAGGCGGCCGAACGCGCCGGCCTGCTGGAGGGCACTCCGACGCTCGACCGGCTGCGCCGGGTCCCACTTTTACGGAAGGACGCGCTTCCCGCGGAGCAGGCCGGGAGCCCGCCGCTCGGCGGATGGGCGGCGCGGGACCGAATGCGCAAAATGTTCGCCTCGCCGGGGCCGATCTACGAACCGGAAGGCCCGGCGCCGGATCCCTGGGGCTGTGCCGCGGCGATGCACGCCGCCGGCATCCGGGCGGGCGACGTGGTCCTCAACTCCTTCTCGTATCATCTGACGCCGGCCGGTTCCATCATGGAAGGCGGGCTGCTCGCGCTCGGCGCGGTGGTGATTCCGGGCGGCACCGGCAACACCGAGATCCAGTGTCGCGCCGCGGCGCAGCTTGGCGCGACCGGGTATGCCGGCACGCCGAGCTTCCTGGCGAGTCTGTTGGAGAAGGCCGACGAGCTGGACGTCGCGCTTGCCTTCGAAGTCGCCTTCGTCTCCGCGGAGCCGCTGCCGGACTCGCTGCGGCAGCGGTTTGAGTCGCGCGGGATTCGCACGCGGCAGGCCTACGCCACCGCCGACGTGGGGATCATCGCCTACGAGTGTCCGTACCCCGACGGCCTGCATCTCGGCGAGCGCTGCGTTGTGGAGCTCGTCGATCCCGAGACCGGCGCCCCGGTCGGCCCCGAAGACCCCGGCGAGATCGTCGTCACGGTGCTCGATCCCACGTATCCCCTGCTGCGCCTGGCCACCGGCGATCTGTCCGTCTACGCCGCCGGTCCCTGCCGGTGCGGCCGGACGGCGCCGCGCCTGCGCGGGATCCTCGGCCGGAGCGGCGACGCGGTGAAGGTGCGCGGGCTGTTCGTCCATCCCGCCACGCTCAAATCGGTCATGGCGCGCCACCCCGAAGTCGCCCGCTACCAGTTCGCCGTGCGCCGCAGCGGCCATCTGGACGATTTGGTGGCGCGGCTCGAGATCGAGCGGCCCGACGACGCGCTGGCGCAGCGCGTGCTGGCCGCGGTTCACGACGCGACGCGCCTCCGCGCGGCCATCGAGATCGTGCCCCCTGGAACATTGACCGGCGCGGAGCGTATCCTCGTCGACGAGCGCCGCTGGTCCTAG
- a CDS encoding ABC transporter ATP-binding protein produces the protein MSAAALLDVNNIEVVYDRVILVLKGVSIVVPEGGMVALLGANGAGKSTTLKAVSNLLRVERGAVTRGTIHFAGRRLDTCDPADIVRRGVVQVMEGRRPFEHLTVEENLLTGAYVRRDAAGVRADLETVYRYFPRLAERRRVRAGYTSGGEQQMLAIGRALMARPRLILLDEPSMGLAPLLVAEIFQIILRLNREERVAILLAEQNAARALEIVDYGYVLENGRIALDGTAASLRENEDIKEFYLGLSGEGERRNYREVKHYRRRKRWLS, from the coding sequence GTGTCCGCCGCGGCGCTGCTCGACGTCAACAACATCGAGGTCGTCTACGACCGCGTGATTCTTGTGCTCAAAGGCGTCTCGATCGTGGTCCCCGAGGGGGGCATGGTCGCCCTCCTCGGGGCCAACGGCGCCGGCAAGAGCACGACCCTCAAGGCGGTCTCGAACCTGCTTCGCGTCGAACGCGGCGCGGTGACGCGCGGGACGATCCACTTCGCCGGCAGACGCCTCGACACGTGCGACCCCGCCGACATCGTCCGGCGCGGCGTCGTGCAGGTGATGGAAGGCCGCCGGCCGTTCGAGCATCTCACCGTCGAAGAGAACCTGCTGACCGGCGCCTACGTCCGCCGCGACGCGGCCGGCGTGCGGGCCGACCTCGAGACCGTGTACCGCTACTTCCCGCGGCTCGCGGAGCGGCGCCGTGTGCGGGCCGGCTACACCTCGGGCGGCGAGCAGCAGATGCTGGCGATCGGCCGCGCGCTCATGGCGCGGCCGCGGCTCATCCTGCTCGACGAGCCGTCGATGGGCCTCGCGCCGCTTCTGGTCGCGGAGATCTTCCAGATCATTCTCCGGCTGAACCGCGAGGAGCGTGTGGCGATCCTGCTCGCGGAACAGAACGCGGCGCGGGCGCTGGAGATCGTGGACTACGGCTACGTGCTGGAGAACGGCCGGATCGCCCTCGACGGCACGGCGGCGTCTCTTCGGGAGAACGAGGACATCAAAGAGTTCTATCTGGGTCTCTCCGGCGAAGGGGAGCGGCGCAACTACCGCGAGGTGAAGCACTACCGGCGCCGCAAGCGGTGGCTCTCCTGA
- a CDS encoding ABC transporter substrate-binding protein: MRMRRLWSGSAAASLAAILALLVASGPAPGASSGGVLTVPQPIYRTGAYAAGGSGFAGGREDYFALLNARGGLDGLKVQWSECEDAYDTARGVECYERTKKDMVVVWPSSTGITYALVDRSIADKIPMVTIGYGRSDATDGKTFPWIFPVLGNYWSQASSFIRYIAASVGGEGSLKGKRIALLHLDIPYGREPIPMFQDLAAKFGFEFRNFPLPAPGLEQSAAWVDMARRFRADYVIQWNFGQSCTVPFTAMHQVAFPIDKFMGVWWCGSEEDVRPAADLSKNYVTSNFTGVGRNFPVIQQILATVYKNGKGNIDEARVGTVYYNRGVIEAAVFSEAVHNAIKQFGLPVTGDKVRWGLEHLNFTEARLHELGLTGMIPPVTLTPDDHGGVSSAYFQRWDGQKWVRIPGLWQPYADLVRAQIAKSAAEYRNQKR; encoded by the coding sequence ATGAGGATGCGTCGTCTGTGGAGTGGCTCCGCCGCGGCAAGCCTCGCGGCCATCCTGGCGTTGCTCGTCGCCTCCGGGCCTGCGCCCGGCGCCTCGTCCGGCGGCGTGCTGACCGTACCGCAGCCGATCTACCGGACCGGGGCGTACGCGGCCGGCGGCAGCGGGTTCGCCGGCGGGCGCGAGGACTACTTCGCGCTGCTGAATGCGAGGGGCGGGCTCGACGGGCTCAAGGTTCAATGGAGCGAATGCGAGGACGCCTACGATACCGCCCGCGGCGTCGAGTGCTACGAGCGCACGAAGAAGGACATGGTGGTCGTGTGGCCCTCCAGCACCGGCATCACCTACGCGCTCGTCGACCGGTCGATCGCGGACAAGATCCCCATGGTCACGATCGGATACGGCCGGTCGGACGCGACCGACGGTAAAACCTTCCCGTGGATCTTCCCCGTGCTCGGCAACTATTGGAGCCAGGCGTCGAGCTTCATCCGGTACATCGCGGCCTCGGTCGGCGGCGAGGGCAGCCTGAAGGGCAAGCGCATCGCCCTCCTCCACCTCGACATCCCCTACGGCCGGGAGCCGATCCCGATGTTCCAAGATCTGGCGGCGAAATTCGGGTTCGAGTTCCGCAACTTCCCGCTGCCGGCGCCCGGACTCGAGCAAAGCGCGGCCTGGGTCGACATGGCCCGCCGGTTCCGCGCCGATTACGTGATCCAGTGGAACTTCGGCCAGTCCTGCACGGTGCCGTTCACGGCGATGCACCAGGTCGCGTTCCCGATCGACAAATTCATGGGCGTGTGGTGGTGCGGCTCGGAGGAAGACGTCCGGCCGGCCGCCGACCTCTCCAAGAACTACGTCACGTCCAACTTCACCGGCGTCGGCCGGAACTTCCCGGTGATCCAGCAGATCCTGGCGACCGTGTACAAGAACGGCAAGGGCAACATCGACGAGGCGCGGGTGGGGACCGTGTACTACAACCGCGGCGTGATCGAGGCCGCGGTCTTCTCGGAAGCGGTCCACAACGCCATCAAGCAGTTCGGCCTGCCGGTCACCGGCGACAAGGTCCGGTGGGGCCTGGAGCACCTCAACTTCACGGAGGCCCGGCTGCACGAACTCGGGCTCACCGGGATGATCCCGCCGGTGACGCTCACGCCGGACGATCACGGCGGCGTCTCGAGCGCGTACTTCCAGCGGTGGGACGGCCAGAAGTGGGTGCGCATCCCGGGGCTGTGGCAGCCGTACGCGGACCTGGTGCGGGCGCAGATCGCGAAGTCCGCGGCCGAATACCGCAACCAGAAGCGCTAG
- a CDS encoding branched-chain amino acid ABC transporter permease codes for MLYRECGVYRTSYAQDAALFPLPADRLGTAALVLAAVLLPPVLGTYWLRGILIPFLVFSLAALGLNFLTGYAGLLSLGQAAFMAVGAYAGVILYGRYGVPLPLALLGAGLIAAAVGAAAGTPSLRIKGFYLAVATLASQFLITWTIQHVPWISGGVFATINTPTVRVGGLVLDTALRQYYLALAVVALLTVFGMNLTRSRIGRAWMAIRDRDIAAEIIGIRLLKYKVLAFVVAAFYAGVAGALVVFCWYGSANIEEFDLVNSVRILGMVIIGGMGSIVGSFLGAGFVTLLPILVSVGVHKAGALAAGGAANGLVSSLEDLIFGTMIVLFLVLEPLGLARLWKTIKDYLRLWPFAY; via the coding sequence TTGCTCTACCGGGAGTGCGGAGTCTACCGGACCTCCTACGCCCAGGACGCGGCGCTGTTTCCGCTGCCGGCGGACCGGCTCGGCACGGCCGCGCTCGTCCTGGCGGCGGTGCTGCTGCCGCCGGTCCTCGGGACCTACTGGCTGCGCGGCATCCTGATCCCGTTCCTCGTCTTCTCGCTCGCCGCGCTCGGCCTGAACTTCCTCACCGGTTACGCCGGCCTCTTGTCGCTCGGGCAGGCCGCGTTCATGGCGGTCGGCGCCTACGCCGGCGTGATCCTCTACGGCCGGTACGGGGTGCCGCTGCCGCTGGCGCTGCTCGGCGCGGGACTCATCGCCGCCGCGGTCGGCGCCGCCGCCGGCACGCCGTCGCTGCGGATCAAGGGCTTCTATCTCGCCGTCGCCACCCTCGCCTCGCAGTTTCTGATCACGTGGACGATCCAGCACGTCCCGTGGATCAGCGGCGGCGTGTTCGCAACGATCAACACGCCGACCGTCCGCGTGGGCGGCCTCGTGCTGGACACGGCGCTGCGGCAGTACTATCTCGCGCTCGCCGTCGTCGCGCTCCTCACCGTCTTCGGCATGAACCTCACGCGCAGCCGGATCGGCCGCGCGTGGATGGCGATCCGGGACCGCGACATCGCCGCCGAGATCATCGGCATCCGCCTCTTGAAGTACAAGGTGCTGGCGTTCGTCGTCGCGGCCTTCTACGCCGGGGTCGCGGGCGCGCTCGTCGTCTTCTGCTGGTACGGCTCGGCCAACATCGAGGAGTTCGACCTCGTCAACTCGGTCCGGATTCTCGGCATGGTGATCATCGGCGGCATGGGCAGCATCGTCGGGTCGTTCCTCGGCGCCGGCTTCGTCACGCTGCTGCCGATTCTCGTCAGCGTCGGCGTCCACAAGGCCGGGGCGCTCGCCGCCGGCGGCGCCGCCAACGGCCTCGTCTCCAGCCTGGAAGACCTCATCTTCGGCACGATGATCGTCCTGTTTCTGGTGCTCGAACCGCTCGGTCTGGCGCGGCTGTGGAAGACGATCAAGGACTACCTGCGGCTGTGGCCGTTCGCGTACTAG
- a CDS encoding branched-chain amino acid ABC transporter permease, giving the protein MSADLSFGLELLVSGLLVGVLYAMVALGFVLIYKASDVFNFAQGAMTFFAALALVSVLPRLGWPLALLFVVALMTALAVAVERLALRPLAGRPPLALAMSTLGVTFALGGLAQALWGTEPHRLSLGISAEPIQAAGILINRVDLFAAGAVAVIVAALIWFFQRTKLGLGLRAVADDHEAAMSVGIDLRRVWVVAWTLSGLVAIAAGILWGNRIGVGFAVSLIAFKALPVLIIGGIDSIPGAIVGGLIVGATENLAEGFIGPLVGGGVQEIFPYLVALVFLMVRPYGLFGRPVIERV; this is encoded by the coding sequence GTGTCCGCGGACCTCAGTTTCGGCCTCGAACTGCTCGTGAGCGGGCTGCTCGTCGGCGTGCTGTACGCGATGGTCGCGCTCGGCTTCGTGCTCATCTACAAGGCGTCCGACGTGTTCAACTTCGCCCAGGGCGCGATGACGTTCTTCGCGGCGCTTGCGCTCGTGAGCGTGCTGCCCCGGCTCGGGTGGCCGCTGGCCCTCCTCTTCGTCGTGGCGCTCATGACCGCGCTGGCTGTCGCGGTCGAGCGGCTGGCGCTGCGGCCGCTCGCGGGACGCCCGCCGCTCGCGCTCGCCATGTCCACGCTCGGCGTGACCTTCGCGCTCGGCGGCCTGGCGCAGGCGCTCTGGGGCACGGAGCCGCATCGGCTCTCGCTCGGCATCTCGGCGGAGCCGATCCAGGCCGCCGGCATCCTCATCAACCGCGTCGACCTGTTCGCCGCCGGCGCGGTCGCGGTGATCGTCGCCGCCCTCATCTGGTTCTTTCAGCGGACAAAGCTCGGCCTCGGCCTGCGCGCGGTCGCGGACGATCACGAAGCGGCCATGTCGGTCGGGATCGACCTGCGCCGCGTATGGGTGGTCGCCTGGACGCTGTCGGGACTCGTCGCGATCGCGGCGGGCATCCTGTGGGGCAACCGCATCGGCGTGGGGTTTGCGGTGTCCTTGATCGCCTTCAAGGCGCTGCCGGTGCTGATCATCGGCGGGATCGACAGTATTCCGGGCGCGATCGTCGGCGGGCTGATCGTCGGCGCCACGGAGAACCTCGCCGAGGGCTTCATCGGTCCCCTGGTCGGGGGCGGCGTGCAGGAGATCTTCCCCTATCTCGTGGCCCTCGTGTTTCTGATGGTGCGGCCGTACGGCTTGTTCGGACGGCCGGTCATCGAGCGCGTCTAG
- a CDS encoding AMP-binding protein — MTAAMTTLPALLLAHAQERGGRIAVREKEYGIWQSYTWAESLDRVHALALGFARLGFGRGDRLAIVGDNRPELYWAMLAAQTLGGIPVPVYQDATANELRYAIAHAGARIVVAEDQEQIDKILEVRGELPSVEHLLYENPKGLRHYAEPGLRGLDTVFALGREADGGGPAAFRALIDGLGPEDVALISYTSGTTGAAKGVMLSHRALIETGRSFLQVVPVGPTDQMLAYLPMAWVGDTFFSVVVALLSGATINCPESVETVRADFREIGPTVTFAPPRIWESLLAQCQVRIEDADWLKRGVTRRLVAAAMRTARATLQGGSPTAADRVRCAVGEPLVFAALRDQLGLRRIRVAITGGAPIAPEVLEFFRGIGVNLTQLYGMTECSTPATVQPGTQVKPDTVGPPIPGVRLRVDDGGEVLIASPGLFSGYFRDPAATAEALRDGWLRTGDAGLLDPDGHLVILDRARDVSHLEDGTVFAPQYVENKLKFSPYIKEAVAVGHERPYVAAMINIDPEVVGNWAQRRQVAYSGYTDLAQNPRVAGLVADEVRRVNALLAPPLRIRRFVILHKELDPDDAEITRTRKVRRRFIGEKYAPIIEALYDPAASEIAVRATVRYEDGREAQVSRSLRIHTLDPEPVSAAPTRA; from the coding sequence ATGACGGCGGCGATGACGACGCTGCCCGCGCTGCTCCTCGCCCACGCGCAGGAGCGCGGCGGCCGGATCGCCGTGCGCGAGAAAGAGTACGGCATCTGGCAGTCCTACACGTGGGCCGAGAGCCTCGACCGCGTGCACGCCCTCGCCCTGGGGTTCGCGCGGCTTGGCTTCGGGCGCGGCGATCGCCTCGCCATCGTGGGCGACAACCGGCCGGAGCTCTACTGGGCGATGCTCGCGGCGCAGACGCTCGGCGGCATCCCGGTTCCGGTCTATCAGGACGCGACCGCGAACGAGCTCCGGTACGCGATCGCCCACGCCGGCGCGCGGATCGTCGTCGCGGAGGACCAGGAGCAGATCGACAAGATCCTGGAAGTGCGGGGGGAGCTGCCGTCGGTCGAGCATCTCCTGTACGAGAATCCGAAGGGCCTTCGCCACTACGCCGAGCCCGGCCTCCGCGGCCTCGACACGGTGTTCGCGCTCGGCCGTGAAGCGGATGGCGGCGGCCCCGCCGCGTTTCGCGCGCTCATCGACGGTCTCGGCCCCGAAGACGTCGCGCTGATCAGCTATACGTCCGGAACGACCGGCGCCGCAAAAGGCGTCATGCTCTCGCACCGCGCGCTCATCGAGACCGGCCGGAGCTTCCTCCAGGTGGTGCCGGTCGGGCCGACGGACCAAATGCTCGCGTACCTGCCGATGGCCTGGGTCGGCGACACGTTCTTCTCGGTGGTGGTCGCACTGCTGAGCGGTGCGACGATCAACTGTCCGGAGAGCGTGGAGACGGTGCGGGCGGACTTCCGGGAGATCGGCCCGACGGTGACGTTTGCGCCGCCGCGCATCTGGGAGAGCCTGCTCGCGCAGTGCCAGGTCAGGATCGAGGACGCCGACTGGCTGAAGCGCGGGGTCACCCGCCGGCTCGTCGCCGCGGCGATGCGAACGGCCCGCGCGACGCTGCAGGGCGGCAGCCCAACGGCGGCCGACCGGGTGCGCTGTGCCGTCGGCGAACCGCTCGTCTTCGCGGCGCTGCGGGACCAGCTCGGCCTCCGCCGCATCCGCGTGGCCATCACCGGGGGCGCGCCGATCGCACCCGAGGTGCTCGAGTTCTTCCGCGGTATCGGGGTGAATCTGACCCAGCTCTACGGGATGACGGAGTGCAGCACCCCGGCGACTGTTCAGCCCGGGACCCAAGTCAAGCCCGACACGGTGGGCCCGCCGATTCCCGGCGTCCGGCTCCGCGTCGACGACGGCGGCGAAGTTCTGATCGCCTCTCCGGGACTCTTCTCCGGGTACTTCCGCGACCCGGCGGCGACGGCGGAAGCGCTGCGGGACGGGTGGCTGCGGACCGGGGACGCAGGCCTCCTGGACCCGGACGGGCACCTCGTCATCCTCGATCGGGCCAGGGACGTGTCGCACCTCGAGGACGGCACGGTGTTCGCGCCGCAGTACGTCGAGAACAAGCTGAAGTTCAGTCCCTACATTAAAGAAGCGGTGGCCGTCGGGCACGAGCGCCCGTACGTCGCCGCGATGATCAACATCGACCCCGAGGTCGTGGGCAACTGGGCGCAGCGGCGGCAGGTCGCCTACTCGGGCTACACCGACCTCGCCCAAAACCCCCGCGTCGCCGGCCTGGTCGCGGACGAGGTCCGGCGCGTGAACGCGCTGCTCGCCCCGCCGCTCCGCATCCGCCGCTTCGTGATCCTCCACAAAGAGCTGGACCCGGACGACGCGGAGATCACGCGCACCCGCAAGGTGCGCCGGCGCTTTATCGGCGAGAAGTACGCGCCGATCATCGAGGCGCTCTACGATCCCGCCGCGTCGGAGATCGCGGTGCGCGCGACCGTCCGCTACGAGGACGGGCGGGAAGCGCAGGTCTCCCGCTCGCTGCGGATCCACACCCTGGACCCTGAGCCGGTCTCGGCGGCGCCGACCCGCGCCTGA